The Panacibacter microcysteis DNA window ATCATGCCACACATCAATGGATCATTACCACAGATGCTGATTGCTTTGTTCCGGAAACATGGCTACAGACTTTTGATGCATACATCAGCACTACAGGAAATGTTTTTGTTGCGGCCCCTGTCAGGTTTACCAATAACAATCGTTTAATTTCCGTTTTTCAATGTCTCGATTTTATAAGTCTGCAGGGCATTACCGCAGCAGCCGTTAATGCCGGTATGCTAAGCATGTGCAACGGCGCAAACCTGGCCTACAAAAAAGATGCTTTTTTTGCTGTAGACGGTTTCAGAGGCGTTGACAATATTGCCAGCGGAGACGATATGCTTTTAATGCACAAAATCCGCCAGCATTTTCCGGGCAGGCAGGGTTATCTTTTCAGCCGGCAGGTAATTGTTTCAACACCGCCAATGCCTGATGTAAAAAGCTTCATTAACCAGCGTATACGCTGGGCAAGTAAAGCCACCAGCTATAGCGACAAACGAATTTTTGCAGTCTTGTTACTGGTTTACTTTGTTAACCTCGTATTGCTGCTCTTACCGCTATGCGCTATTTTTTACACGCCTTTTTTTTATTTATGGCTTATACTGCTTGGTGCAAAAACACTTGCAGAAATGATCTTTATGTTACCTGCTGCAAAATTTTTTCGCCAGGCAAAACTGCTGGCCTGGTTCCCTTTTATGCAACCCTTGCATATTCTCTACACCGTTATTTCGGGCTGGCTTGGCAGATTTGGAAAGTACGAATGGAAAGGCAGAAGTGTAAAGTAAATAATGATGCCGGCATCATCTTTCATGGCATCACCTGTTGTG harbors:
- a CDS encoding glycosyltransferase; amino-acid sequence: MWTIVTYVAIILVVLYCLLILLYTVLFTTLKLFVPQQHASPLNSFSIIIPARNEAANIAACVQSVLANNYPGDMFEVIVIDDFSTDSTAAIVQRLQQQNSNVRLLQLKDFIDSKQNSYKKKAIELAVNHATHQWIITTDADCFVPETWLQTFDAYISTTGNVFVAAPVRFTNNNRLISVFQCLDFISLQGITAAAVNAGMLSMCNGANLAYKKDAFFAVDGFRGVDNIASGDDMLLMHKIRQHFPGRQGYLFSRQVIVSTPPMPDVKSFINQRIRWASKATSYSDKRIFAVLLLVYFVNLVLLLLPLCAIFYTPFFYLWLILLGAKTLAEMIFMLPAAKFFRQAKLLAWFPFMQPLHILYTVISGWLGRFGKYEWKGRSVK